Proteins encoded within one genomic window of Brassica rapa cultivar Chiifu-401-42 chromosome A09, CAAS_Brap_v3.01, whole genome shotgun sequence:
- the LOC103843709 gene encoding protein SPIRRIG: MKWSTLLKDIKEKVGLAQSPDSATADAFSVDLTAPSSPLSTTHAGESSRSDFNSSPSREHHELELDFKRSWEEFRSSSSEKEKEAALNLTVDTFCRLVKRNANIDQLVTMLVETHIFSFVIGRAFVTDIEKLKIGSKTRSLDVERILRFFSDVTKEGFSPGANLLTAVEVLVSGPIDKQSLLDSGIFCCLIHVFSALLAYDELSKSKTNDLEEKSVDKDAGYKVLQTRRLEVEGSIVHIMKGLASNPSAAQSLIEDDSLESLFNMVANGAVIVFSQYKKGLVPLHSIQLHRHAMQILGLLLVNDNGSTSRYIRKHHLVKVLLMAVKDFDPDCGDSAYTMGIVDLLLECVELSYRPEAGGVRLREDIRNAHGYHFLVQFALVLSSSPKNQTFVSTSSSIDQYSGSDGSEVFPDGGNTKSRENADSSSEKFSPSLSRLLDVLVTLAQTGPAEPSISRASRSSQTKPTGHSRSPTPSVDSIYDETWEQGSSKVKDLEAVQMLQDIFLKAENKDLQAEVLNRMFKIFSSHVENYRLCQELRTVPLLVLNMAGFPSSLQDIILKILEYAVTVVNCVPEQELLSLCCLLQQPITSQLKQTILSFFVKLISFDQQYKKVLREVGVLEVLQDDLKQHKLLMGPDQYSGVSNNSDRKPSAGSFKKHLDTKDAIISSPKLMESGSGKLPVFEVDDTITVGWDCLISLLKKAEANQASFRAANGVTIILPFLISDAHRTGVLRVLSCLITEDTKQVHHEELGAVVDLLKSGMVTSISGHQYKLHDDAKCDTMGALWRIVGVNSSAQRVFGEATGFSLLLTTLHTFQGNKENMDESDLMVYIKLFKYLFRLMTAAVCENALNRMKLHAVITSQTFYDLLVESGLLCVKLERQVIQLLLELALEVVVPPFLTSESTASAATTESEKTTFIVTTPSGQFNPDKERIYNAGAVRVLIRSLLLFSPKMQLELLNLLECLARASPFNQENLTSVGCVELLLEIIYPFLPGSSPFLSYALKIVKILGAYRLSPSELRMLFRYVLQMRIMNSGHAIVGMMEKLIIMEDTALENLSLAPFVEMDMSKTGHASVQVSLGERSWPPAAGYSFVCWFQFRNFLTTQEKEPEASKFGTSSKKRTSTAQQHERNIFRMFSVSAVSNESPFYAELYFQEDGILTLATSNSSSLSFSGLEIEEGRWHHLAVVHSKPNALAGLFQASVATVYLDGKLRHTGKLGYSPSPVGKSLQVVVGTPATCARVSDLTWRTRSCYLFEEVLTSGCIGFMYILGRGYKGLFQDADLLRFVPNQACGGGSMAILDSLDSDLTSLPNGQKVDGSNRQGDSSADGSGIVWDLERLGNLSFQLPGKKLIFAFDGTCSEFIRASGSFSLLNLVDPLSAAASPIGGIPRFGRLVGNVCICRQNVIGDTIRPVGGMAVVLAFVEAAESRDMLHMALSLLACALHQNPQNVKDMQTIRGYHLLALFLRPKMTLFDMPSLEIFFQIAACEALFSEPKKLESGQSHINMTHTEAVFENSYEDLGLSRFRYESSSVGSHGDMDDFSLPKDSISHLSEFETDIPVETSNCIVLSNADMIEHVLLDWTLWVTSPISIQIALLGFLENLVSMHWYRNHNLTILRRINLVEHLLVTLQRGDVEVPVLEKLVVLLGCILEDGFLSAELENVVRFVIMTFNPPEVKSRSSLLRESMGKHVIVRNMLLEMLIDLQVTIKAEELLELWHKIVSSKLVTYFLDEAVHPTSMRWIMTLLGVSLASSPNFSLKFRTSGGYQALMRVLENFYDSPDIYYILFCLIFGKPVHPRLPEVRMLDFHALVPNDGSHVELKFIDLLDSVVGMARSTYDRLIMQSMLAHQSGNLSQVSASLVAELVEGAEMTGELQGEALMHKTYAARLMGGEASAPAAATSVLRFMVDLSKMCPQFSAACRRADFVENCADLYFSCVRAAYAVKMAKQLSVKAEEKHTNDDDNGSQGTLFSLPHNQDKSAKTSISAGSFPQGQVSLSSEEMPLSANYVVRDKMENILTPPPQDASKLFQGVEDVKKQEGNHVGHASPSSEKDFHDRKGNASQVQATDSQSSASFPMIESPLLSEKSGLKVSFTPSPSPVVALASWLGSNYNESKSSTVGSPFLESYVSVNEVDASSERKSGSHGSSAVSAFFTVSPKLLLEIDETGYGGGPCSAGASAVLDFMAEVLADLVTEQVKAVPVLESILEMVPFYVDPESVLVFQGLCLSRVMNYLERRLLRDDEEDEKKLDKTKWSANLDTFCWMIVDRVYMGAFPHPTGVLRALEFLLSMLQLANKDGRVEGVFPSGKGLLSLGRATRQLDAYVHSILKNTNRMILYCFLPSFLITIGEEELLSQLGLLVESKKRPSPNPAVDEHGIDISTVLQLLVANRRIIFCPSNLDTDLNCCLCVNLISLVLDQRKSVQNMSLDIVKYLLVHRRSALEDLLVTKPNQGQNFDVLHGGFDKLLTGNLPEFFKWLESSEKIINKVLEQCAAIMWVQYIAGSAKFPGVRIKGMESRRKREMGRKARDMSKLDLKHWDQLNERRYALEVLRDAMSTELRVVRQNKYGWILHAESEWQTHLQQLVHERGIFPMRKSNGSEDPEWQLCPIEGPYRMRKKLERCKLKIDSMQNVLDGKLELGEIELPKAKNEDGPVISDTDSDPAFLLSELYDESFLKESDDFKDVASARNGWNDDRASSTNEASLHSALDFGAKSSTASVPITDNTHAKSETGSPRHSSSAKMDDTKGPEEKSEKELNDDGEYLIRPYLEHLEKIRFRYNCERVVDLDKHDGIFLIGEFCLYVIENFYIDDDGCICEKECEDELSVIDQALGVKKDVSGSLDFQSKSSTSWTTAVKTGAVGGRAWAYGGGAWGKEKMGTTGNLPHPWRMWKLDNVHEILKRDYQLRPVAIEIFSMDGCNDLLVFHKKEREEVFKNLVAMNLPRNSMLDTTISGSAKQESNEGSRLFRLMANSFSKRWQNGEISNFHYLMHLNTLAGRGYSDLTQYPVFPWVLADYDSESLDLSDPKTFRKLHKPMGCQTPEGEEEFRKRYESWDDPEVPKFHYGSHYSSAGIVLFYLIRLPPFSAENQKLQGGQFDHADRLFNSIKETWLSASGKGNTSDVKELIPEFFYMPEFLENRFSLDLGEKQSGERVGEVFLPPWARGSVREFILKHREALESDYVSENLHHWIDLIFGYKQRGKAAEEAVNVFYHYTYEGNVDIDAVTDPAMKASILAQINHFGQTPKQLFQKPHVKRRTDRKIPLHPLKHSTHLVPHETRKCSSSISQIITLHDKVLVAGANCFLKPSGYTKYITWGFPDRSLRFMSYDQDKLLSTHENLHESNQIQCAGVSHDGRIVVTGAEDGLVCVWRVSKDGPRGSRRLRLEKALCAHTATVTCLRVSQPYMMIASGSDDCTVIIWDLSSLSFVRQLPNFPVPITAIYINDLTGEIVTAAGTVLAVWSINGDCLAVANTSQLPSDSVLSVTGSTSSDWLETAWYVTGHQSGAVKIWRMIHCTDPLSAESKTSSSNRTGGLNLGDQVPEYKLILHKVLKFHKQAVTALHLTSDLKQLLSGDSAGQLLSWTLPDETLRASMKQASLKQASLKQASMKQAS; this comes from the exons ATGAAATGGTCAACATTGCTTAAGGACATCAAGGAGAAGGTCGGTTTAGCTCAATCCCCTGACTCCGCAACCGCCGATGCTTTTTCCGTTGACCTAACTGCTCCCTCCTCCCCTCTATCTACTACTCACGCCGGCGAGTCTTCTCGCAGTGacttcaactcatctccttcGAG AGAACACCATGAATTGGAACTGGACTTCAAGAGGTCATGGGAAGAGTTCCGTTCTTCAAGCTCTGAAAAG GAGAAGGAAGCCGCCTTGAATCTCACCGTGGATACGTTTTGTAGATTAGTGAAGCGGAATGCTAATATAGATCAATTAGTTACAAT GTTAGTAGAAACACATATATTCTCTTTTGTCATCGGGAGAGCATTTGTGACAGATATTGAAAAGTTGAAGATCGGCAGCAAGACAAGGTCATTGGATGTAGAGAGAATATTAAGGTTCTTTTCAGATGTCACCAAG GAGGGATTTAGTCCTGGTGCGAACCTTTTGACTGCTGTTGAAGTACTTGTATCTggg CCAATCGATAAACAATCTCTACTGGATTCTGGGATATTCTGCTGTCTTATACACGTTTTCAGTGCGCTTCTAGCATATGATGAACTAAGCAAAAGTAAAACAAATGATTTGGAAGAGAAATCAGTGGACAAAGATGCTGGATATAAAGTACTTCAGACTAGACGACTTGAG GTGGAGGGTAGTATTGTACATATTATGAAAGGATTAGCAAGCAATCCTTCTGCCGCTCAGAGTTTGATTGAAGATGACTCTCTTGAGTCGCTTTTCAATATGGTTGCCAATGGCGCCGTTATTGTCTTCTCTCAGTATAAAAAAGGCCTAGTCCCTCTCCATAGCATTCAGCTTCACAGACATGCAATGCAG ATCCTTGGACTTCTTCTAGTCAATGACAATGGGAGCACATCAAGATATATACGCAAGCACCATCTG GTAAAGGTTCTTTTGATGGCTGTCAAAGATTTTGATCCAGATTGTGGTGACTCAGCTTACACAATGGGTATTGTGGACTTGTTACTTGAGTGCGTGGAATTATCATACAGACCTG AGGCTGGGGGTGTTAGGCTCAGGGAAGACATACGTAATGCACACGGTTACCACTTTCTTGTTCAGTTTGCCCTGGTTCTATCTTCCTCGCCAAAGAATCAGACGTTTGTGTCCACTAGTTCATCTATCGATCAATATAGTGGTTCAGATGGCTCAGAAGTGTTTCCTGATGGTGGAAATACAAAAAGTAGAGAAAATGCTGATTCTTCGTCAGAAAAATTTTCTCCATCATTGTCGAGGTTGCTTGATGTCCTTGTCACCCTAGCTCAGACTGGTCCAGCTGAGCCATCTATAAGTAGGGCCTCACGTTCATCCCAAACGAAGCCAACTGGGCATAGCAGAAGTCCAACCCCATCTGTTGATAGTATATATGATGAAACATGGGAACAGGGAAGTAGTAAAGTTAAAGACCTGGAAGCTGTCCAAATGCTGCAAGATATCTTCCTGAAGGCAGAGAATAAGGATCTTCAGGCAGAAGTATTGAACAGAATGTTCAAGATATTCTCGAGCCACGTGGAAAACTATAGATTGTGTCAGGAATTAAGGACCGTTCCATTACTTGTCCTCAACATGGCGGGGTTTCCTTCCTCGCTGCAAGATATAATCCTCAAAATTCTTGAATATGCTGTCACAGTTGTGAATTGTGTTCCAGAGCAAGAATTGTTGTCCCTTTGTTGCTTATTGCAACAGCCAATCACATCTCAGTTGAAGCAGACCATACTTTCTTTCTTTGTGAAGCTCATATCGTTTGATCAACAATATAAGAAAGTCCTACGTGAAGTTGGTGTTTTGGAAGTCTTACAGGATGATTTGAAGCAGCACAAGCTTCTTATGGGTCCAGATCAGTATAGTGGAGTCTCTAACAATTCAGATCGGAAGCCTAGCGCAGGTAGCTTCAAAAAGCACTTAGATACTAAAGATGCCATCATTTCTTCACCAAAGTTGATGGAATCTGGGTCAGGAAAGTTACCTGTCTTTGAAGTTGACGACACTATTACTGTTGGTTGGGATTGCCTGATCTCTTTGTTGAAGAAAGCTGAGGCTAATCAGGCATCTTTCCGTGCGGCGAATGGTGTGACGATTATTCTTCCTTTCTTGATATCGGATGCCCATCGAACCGGTGTCTTGAGGGTCTTATCTTGTCTAATAACGGAAGACACTAAACAG GTCCATCATGAAGAATTAGGAGCTGTTGTTGATTTGTTGAAGAGTGGAATGGTTACTAGTATTTCTGGCCATCAGTACAAGCTTCATGATGATGCCAAATGTGATACAATGGGTGCTCTGTGGCGAATTGTTGGTGTCAATAGTTCTGCCCAAAGAGTCTTTGGCGAAGCCACTGGTTTCTCTCTTCTATTGACGACCCTTCATACTTTCCAGGGGAACAAAGAGAACATGGATGAGTCTGATTTGATGGTTTACATCAAATTGTTTAAATACCTATTTCGCCTTATGACAGCTGCCGTCTGTGAGAATGCTCTTAATAGGATGAAACTTCACGCTGTGATAACGTCTCAGACATTTTATGATCTCTTGGTGGAGTCTGGATTACTGTGTGTTAAGTTGGAAAGGCAGGTTATACAGCTGTTGTTAGAACTTGCACTTGAAGTGGTGGTTCCACCATTTTTGACATCAGAATCTACTGCCTCTGCTGCTACAACAGAAAGTGAAAAGACAACCTTTATTGTAACAACCCCATCAGGCCAATTCAATCCTGATAAGGAGAGAATCTACAATGCAGGTGCCGTTAGAGTTCTTATCCGTTCATTGTTGCTCTTTAGTCCGAAAATGCAGCTAGAACTTTTAAATCTTCTGGAATGTCTTGCGCGTGCCAGTCCTTTCAATCAGGAAAACCTCACATCAGTTG GCTGCGTGGAACTTCTGTTGGAGATAATTTACCCCTTTCTTCCGGGTTCATCTCCATTTCTTTCTTATGCTTTGAAGATTGTGAAAATTCTTGGAGCATACAG ATTGTCCCCGTCTGAGCTTCGAATGCTGTTTAGATATGTTTTGCAAATGAGGATTATGAATTCAGGTCATGCAATAGTTGGGATGATGGAAAAGCTAATTATCATGGAAGACACAGCCTTGGAAAATCTATCCCTGGCTCCTTTTGTAGAGATGGACATGAGCAAAACTGGGCATGCTTCTGTTCAGGTGTCTCTGGGAGAAAGATCTTGGCCTCCTGCTGCTGGTTATTCATTTGTTTGTTGGTTCCAGTTTCGCAATTTCTTAACAACCCAAGAAAAAGAACCAGAAGCATCCAAATTTGGCACTTCATCAAAGAAGCGCACCTCGACTGCGCAACAACACGAACGGAACATATTTCGGATGTTTTCTGTTAGTGCTGTAAGCAATGAAAGTCCATTCTATGCAGAACTTTACTTTCAGGAGGATGGTATTTTGACCCTTGCCACTAGCAATTCAAGTTCATTGTCGTTTTCTGGATTGGAGATTGAAGAGGGCAGGTGGCATCACCTTGCTGTTGTTCATAGTAAACCGAATGCGCTTGCTGGGCTCTTCCAGGCTAGTGTTGCAACTGTCTATCTTGATGGGAAACTAAGGCATACGGGTAAATTGGGGTACTCTCCATCGCCTGTTGGAAAATCTTTGCAAGTAGTAGTTGGAACTCCAGCTACTTGTGCCAGAGTTAGTGATCTGACATGGAGAACACGCTCGTGTTATCTTTTCGAGGAGGTGCTCACATCAGGTTGCATTGGTTTCATGTACATTCTTGGTAGAGGGTACAAAGGTCTTTTCCAGGATGCGGATCTCTTACGCTTTGTGCCAAATCAGGCTTGTGGTGGGGGGAGCATGGCTATCCTGGACTCATTAGACAGTGATTTGACTTCATTGCCCAATGGGCAAAAGGTTGATGGAAGCAATAGACAAGGAGACTCTAGTGCAGATGGTAGTGGAATTGTCTGGGATCTTGAGAGGTTGGGGAATCTTTCCTTTCAGTTACCTGGCAAGAAACTTATTTTTGCATTTGATGGGACATGCTCTGAATTCATCCGTGCGTCTGGAAGTTTTTCCCTGCTTAATCTGGTTGACCCATTGTCCGCGGCTGCTTCTCCAATTGGAG GAATACCACGTTTTGGACGTCTGGTGGGAAATGTATGTATCTGCAGACAAAATGTTATTGGCGATACTATCCGCCCCGTGGGAGGAATGGCTGTTGTACTCGCGTTTGTCGAGGCTGCCGAATCTAGAGATATGCTACATATGGCTCTTTCATTGCTTGCTTGTGCGCTTCATCAAAACCCTCAGAATGTGAAAGATATGCAAACCATCAGGGGATATCATCTACTAGCACTATTTTTGCGTCCCAAAATGACCCTATTTGATATGCCGTCTTTGGAGATATTTTTCCAGATTGCTGCATGCGAGGCTTTGTTTTCGGAGCCAAAGAAACTGGAGAGTGGACAGAGTCATATTAATATGACACATACGGAGGCTGTATTCGAAAACAGCTATGAGGATCTTGGTCTTTCGAGATTCCGCTACGAAAGTTCCTCAGTTGGGTCTCATGGGGATATGGATGACTTTTCTCTTCCCAAGGATTCTATTAGTCATCTTTCTGAGTTTGAAACCGATATCCCTGTTGAAACATCAAACTGCATTGTCTTATCCAACGCGGATATGATTGAACATGTCCTCTTGGACTGGACCCTTTGGGTAACATCCCCTATTTCCATCCAGATTGCTTTACTTGGTTTTCTGGAAAATCTGGTTTCAATGCATTGGTACAGGAACCACAATCTTACAATTCTGCGAAGAATCAATCTGGTGGAACATTTGTTAGTGACACTTCAGAGAGGTGACGTGGAAGTTCCGGTGCTGGAAAAATTAGTTGTTTTGCTTGGATGCATCTTAGAAGATGGCTTCTTGAGTGCTGAGCTTGAAAATGTGGTTAGGTTTGTGATTATGACATTTAATCCACCTGAAGTGAAGTCACGAAGCTCATTATTGCGCGAGTCAATGGGAAAGCATGTAATTGTGAGAAACATGCTTTTGGAAATGCTCATTGATCTCCAGGTGACAATAAAAGCAGAGGAACTTCTGGAGTTGTGGCATAAGATAGTCTCATCAAAATTAGTAACATACTTCCTCGATGAAGCTGTGCATCCTACAAGTATGAGATGGATCATGACCCTTCTTGGTGTTTCTCTTGCTTCTTCTCCTAACTTTTCCCTTAAATTTCGGACAAGTGGAGGTTATCAGGCGCTGATGCGAGTACTTGAGAACTTTTATGATTCCCCAGACATATATTACATACTGTTCTGCTTGATCTTTGGGAAACCTGTTCATCCAAGACTACCGGAGGTTCGGATGTTAGACTTTCATGCCCTAGTCCCGAATGATGGAAGCCATGTGGAGTTAAAATTCATAGATCTGTTGGATTCGGTGGTAGGAATGGCTAGATCTACTTATGACAGGTTGATCATGCAATCAATGCTCGCCCACCAGTCTGGAAATCTCTCTCAGGTCAGTGCCAGTCTTGTAGCAGAGCTTGTAGAGGGGGCAGAAATGACTGGGGAGCTTCAAGGGGAAGCTTTGATGCACAAAACGTATGCGGCACGTTTGATGGGTGGCGAAGCATCAGCTCCTGCTGCTGCGACGTCTGTTCTCCGGTTCATGGTTGACCTTTCCAAGATGTGCCCTCAATTCTCTGCTGCTTGCAGGCGTGCAGACTTCGTTGAAAATTGTGCTGATCTTTACTTTTCCTGTGTCAG GGCTGCGTATGCTGTGAAGATGGCGAAACAGCTCTCTGTGAAGGCAGAAGAGAAGCATACAAATGATGACGATAACGGCTCACAAGGAACTCTCTTTAGCTTGCCTCATAACCAGGATAAGTCCGCTAAAACCTCCATCAGTGCTGGAAGTTTCCCTCAAGGGCAGGTCAGTCTTAGCTCTGAAGAAATGCCTTTATCAGCAAATTATGTGGTTCGAGATAAGATGGAGAACATTCTTACACCACCACCACAGGACGCAAGTAAATTATTTCAAGGTGTTGAAGATGTTAAGAAACAAGAAGGTAATCATGTCGGCCATGCATCACCTTCAAGTGAAAAGGATTTTCACGATCGCAAAGGGAATGCAAGTCAAGTTCAGGCAACAGATTCTCAGAGTTCTGCATCTTTCCCTATGATCGAGTCTCCCCTTTTATCTGAAAAATCAGGCCTCAAAGTCTCATTCACTCCATCACCATCTCCGGTTGTTGCACTTGCATCCTGGCTAGGCTCTAACTATAATGAATCTAAAAGTTCTACAGTGGGTTCTCCTTTTCTTGAATCATATGTATCTGTTAATGAAGTTGATGCATCTTCAGAACGAAAGTCAGGCTCCCACGGGTCTTCTGCTGTCAGTGCCTTCTTTACAGTTAGCCCAAAACTTCTCCTCGAAATAGATGAAACTGGCTATGGTGGCGGGCCTTGTTCTGCCGGAGCGAGTGCCGTGTTAGATTTTATGGCAGAGGTACTTGCTGACTTAGTGACTGAACAGGTTAAAGCTGTACCGGTTCTGGAAAGCATATTGGAAATGGTTCCTTTCTATGTTGATCCTGAAAGTGTGCTAGTTTTTCAAGGCTTGTGCCTTAGCAGAGTCATGAACTATCTTGAAAGGCGTCTCTTGCGTGATGATGAAGAGGACGAGAAGAAGCTGGACAAGACCAAATGGTCTGCGAACTTGGATACGTTTTGCTGGATGATAGTGGACCGTGTGTATATGGGTGCATTTCCTCACCCCACTGGTGTTCTTAGAGCTCTTGAGTTTTTGTTGTCGATGTTGCAATTAGCTAACAAAGATGGTAGGGTTGAAGGAGTCTTTCCCTCAGGGAAAGGTTTGTTATCCCTTGGAAGAGCAACACGGCAGCTTGACGCTTATGTACACTCAATCCTGAAGAACACAAATAGAATGATACTATATTGTTTCCTGCCATCGTTCTTGATAACTATTGGAGAGGAGGAACTGTTATCACAACTGGGTTTACTTGTCGAATCCAAGAAGAGGCCATCTCCGAATCCAGCTGTTGATGAACATGGGATTGACATCTCAACAGTTCTGCAGTTGTTGGTCGCAAACAGGAGAATCATATTCTGCCCAAGCAATCTTgatactgatttgaattgctgTCTGTGTGTGAATTTAATCTCCCTGGTCCTTGACCAGAGAAAGAGTGTGCAAAACATGTCACTTGATATTGTCAAATATTTGCTGGTGCACCGAAGATCTGCCCTTGAGGATTTGCTCGTCACTAAACCAAACCaaggacaaaactttgatgttCTACATGGCGGTTTTGATAAGTTGTTGACTGGGAATCTACCAGAATTCTTTAAGTGGCTTGAAAGCTCGGAGAAGATTATTAACAAAGTACTGGAGCAGTGTGCTGCAATAATGTGGGTACAGTACATAGCTGGCTCAGCAAAATTTCCTGGTGTCAGGATAAAGGGGATGGAAAGTCGCCGGAAGAGAGAGATGGGGAGAAAAGCACGAGATATGTCGAAATTGGACCTAAAACACTGGGATCAGTTGAATGAGCGGAGATATGCGCTTGAAGTATTGCGTGATGCCATGTCTACTGAGCTTAGAGTTGTTCGACAAAACAAATATGGTTGGATACTTCATGCTGAGAGCGAGTGGCAAACTCATCTCCAGCAGCTTGTGCATGAGCGTGGAATCTTCCCAATGCGTAAATCCAATGGTTCTGAAGATCCCGAATGGCAGCTCTGTCCGATTGAAGGTCCGTACAGAATGCGCAAAAAGCTTGAACGATGTAAGCTAAAAATTGATAGCATGCAGAATGTTCTTGATGGAAAGTTGGAACTTGGAGAAATTGAGCTTCCCAAAGCCAAAAATGAAGATGGGCCAGTTATTTCTGACACGGATTCTGATCCAGCTTTCCTGCTCAGTGAACTTTATGATGAGTCGTTTTTGAAAGAGTCGGATGATTTTAAAGATGTCGCTTCTGCCAGAAATGGATGGAATGATGATAGAGCTAGCAGTACAAACGAAGCAAGTCTTCATTCTGCTCTTGACTTTGGTGCCAAATCTAGTACAGCATCTGTGCCAATAACAGACAACACCCATGCAAAATCTGAGACTGGCTCTCCAAGACATTCATCTTCTGCTAAAATGGATGACACGAAAGGCCCGGAGGAAAAATCAGAGAAGGAACTGAATGATGATGGTGAGTATTTGATCAGGCCATATCTGGAGCATCTTGAAAAGATTAGGTTCAGATACAACTGCGAGAGAGTTGTTGATCTCGACAAGCATGATGGAATCTTCTTAATAGGGGAGTTCTGTCTGTATGTGATAGAAAACTTTTATATTGACGATGATGGGTGTATTTGTGAGAAGGAATGCGAAGATGAGTTATCTGTTATTGATCAAGCGTTGGGTGTGAAAAAAGATGTCTCTGGAAGCCTGGATTTCCAGTCTAAGTCTAGCACATCATGGACGACAGCAGTGAAAACGGGAGCTGTAGGGGGAAGAGCATGGGCATATGGTGGTGGTGCTTGGGGAAAAGAAAAAATGGGCACGACTGGCAACTTGCCGCATCCTTGGCGTATGTGGAAGCTTGATAATGttcatgaaattttaaaacgtgATTACCAGCTACGTCCGGTTGCCATTGAGATCTTTAGTATGGATGGATGTAATGATCTCCTCGTGTTCCACAAGAAGGAGAGGGAAGAAGTTTTCAAAAATCTGGTTGCCATGAATCTTCCAAGGAACAGCAT GCTCGACACAACCATTTCAGGATCAGCAAAACAGGAAAGTAATGAGGGAAGCCGCCTTTTCAGATTAATGGCGAATTCATTCTCAAAAAGATGGCAAAATGGGGAAATCAGCAATTTCCATTACCTAATGCATCTCAATACCCTAGCAGGACGTGGATACAGTGATCTGACGCAGTATCCAGTATTTCCTTGGGTTCTCGCAGATTATGATAGTGAGAGTCTTGATTTGTCAGATCCCAAAACATTCCGCAAGCTTCATAAACCAATGGGTTGCCAGACAcctgaaggagaagaagaatttAGGAAACG ATATGAGAGCTGGGATGATCCTGAGGTTCCAAAATTTCATTATGGTTCTCATTATTCAAGTGCTGGAATTGTCCTGTTTTACCTTATTCGCCTCCCACCGTTCAGTGCTGAAAACCAGAAGCTGCAGGGCGGTCAGTTTGATCATGCTGATAGACTCTTCAATAGTATAAAAGAAACTTGGCTAAGTGCATCTGGAAAGGGAAATACTTCAGATGTAAAAGAACTCATTCCTGAATTCTTCTACATGCCCGAGTTTTTGGAAAACAGATTCAGCCTTGATTTGGGTGAAAAACAGTCAGGAGAGAGG GTTGGTGAAGTCTTTCTGCCTCCGTGGGCTAGAGGTAGCGTTCGTGAGTTCATCCTCAAGCACAGAGAAGCGTTGGAGTCAGATTACGTCTCAGAGAATCTGCATCATTGGATAGATCTCATCTTTGGGTACAAACAGAGAGGAAAG GCTGCAGAAGAAGCTGTAAATGTTTTCTATCATTACACGTACGAGGGAAATGTTGATATCGATGCAGTTACCGATCCCGCAATGAAAGCTTCCATACTAGCGCAGATTAATCATTTTGGGCAAACTCCGAAGCAATTATTCCAGAAACCTCATGTCAAAAGGAGAACAGACCGAAAAATCCCTCTCCACCCTCTGAAACATTCGACGCATCTAGTTCCTCACGAGACGCGTAAATGTTCATCTTCTATAAGCCAGATCATTACTTTGCACGACAAGGTGCTCGTCGCCGGGGCTAACTGCTTCCTGAAACCCAGTGGCTATACGAAATACATAACGTGGGGTTTCCCAGACAGAAGCTTGAGATTTATGAGCTATGATCAGGACAAACTGCTATCAACTCATGAGAATCTCCACGAAAGCAACCAGATCCAGTGTGCTGGTGTTAGTCACGATGGACGCATTGTGGTCACTGGAGCAGAAGATGGTCTAGTTTGCGTGTGGAGAGTGAGCAAGGATGGGCCACGTGGCTCGCGACGATTACGGTTAGAGAAAGCCCTATGTGCTCACACAGCTACAGTCACGTGTCTACGCGTAAGCCAACCGTACATGATGATTGCGAGTGGGTCTGATGACTGCACAGTTATAATATGGGATCTCAGTTCGTTGAGTTTTGTGAGACAGCTTCCTAACTTCCCAGTTCCCATCACAGCAATCTACATCAATGACCTTACCGGGGAAATTGTAACTGCTGCCGGCACTGTCCTTGCGGTTTGGAGCATCAATGGCGATTGCCTTGCTGTGGCCAACACATCGCAGTTACCATCTGATTCGGTATTATCTGTAACGGGTTCGACATCTTCCGACTGGCTTGAAACAGCCTGGTATGTAACTGGTCATCAGAGTGGAGCAGTTAAAATATGGCGGATGATACATTGTACTGATCCGTTGAGTGCCGAGAGCAAAACGAGTAGTAGCAACAGAACAGGAGGGTTGAATTTGGGTGATCAAGTGCCAGAGTACAAGTTGATTCTACATAAGGTGTTGAAATTCCATAAGCAAGCGGTCACCGCTCTCCATCTCACGAGCGACCTTAAGCAGTTACTGAGCGGCGATTCAGCTGGACAGCTGCTTTCATGGACATTACCAGATGAGACATTAAGAGCTTCAATGAAACAGGCATCACTGAAACAGGCATCACTGAAACAAGCTTCAATGAAACAGGCTTCATAG